A part of Bacillus thuringiensis genomic DNA contains:
- the asnB gene encoding asparagine synthase (glutamine-hydrolyzing) codes for MCGITGWVDWKEDLSNEHVILEKMANSIQHRGPDAEGFWFSPRAAFAHRRLIVIDPEGGTQPKTFRAGDYTYALTYNGEIYNFRELREQLRKCGHAFETHSDTEVLLHAYLEWKEDCVQHLNGIFAFALWDDQKQQLFLARDHLGVKPLFYTERNDSIIFGSEIKALLAHPSVPAEIDANGINEIFGLGLFRTPGCGVFKHIQEVRAGHSITFTRDKKVVTKYWNLESKVHTDSIEDTSSHILSILQDTVKRQLIADVPLVCMLSGGLDSSGITALAGKEFAAENKTLHTYSVDFVNSAKDFELTFARTGLDAPWVKRVSEHVGTSHHDIIVNAEELANHLFVPLRAKDLPSAGEMETSLYLLFCEMKKDATVALSGESADEVFGGYPWFHQEELLYVDKFPWLTNWKNTSPLLLNEVNNQCNLENYIDTRFQEAILEVPTLEGENKKSAKQRQMFYLFLTRFLPFLLDRKDRMSMAVGFEVRVPFCDYRLVEYLWNVPFNIKSIDNIEKGILRRALQPALPDDVRNRRKSAYPTSQDPHYLQTIRHLSLDMCSNKNNPIFSLINHSTLLAIADESNKEINDFEARSAMEYMLQVNEWLKTYHIHIA; via the coding sequence ATGTGTGGAATTACAGGTTGGGTAGATTGGAAGGAAGACCTTTCAAATGAACATGTTATTTTAGAAAAGATGGCAAATAGTATTCAGCATCGTGGTCCTGATGCTGAAGGATTTTGGTTTTCACCTCGCGCGGCCTTTGCACACCGCCGGTTAATCGTAATTGATCCAGAAGGCGGAACACAACCGAAGACATTTCGTGCTGGTGATTATACGTATGCTCTTACTTATAATGGAGAAATTTATAATTTCCGTGAACTGAGAGAACAACTTCGAAAATGTGGTCATGCATTTGAAACGCATTCAGATACAGAAGTGTTACTACATGCTTATTTAGAATGGAAAGAAGACTGCGTACAACATTTAAACGGCATTTTCGCTTTTGCCTTATGGGATGATCAGAAGCAACAACTGTTTTTAGCACGTGATCATTTAGGCGTAAAACCGCTCTTTTATACAGAAAGAAATGACAGTATTATTTTCGGATCTGAAATAAAAGCATTATTAGCTCATCCATCTGTTCCTGCTGAAATTGATGCGAATGGCATAAATGAAATATTTGGATTAGGCTTATTTCGAACTCCAGGATGTGGCGTCTTTAAACATATTCAAGAAGTGCGTGCTGGACATTCTATAACGTTTACACGTGATAAAAAAGTAGTTACGAAGTATTGGAATTTAGAAAGTAAGGTCCATACAGATTCAATAGAAGATACATCATCACATATTTTATCTATTTTACAAGATACAGTAAAAAGACAATTAATTGCCGATGTTCCTCTCGTCTGTATGTTATCAGGAGGATTAGATTCTAGCGGCATTACTGCACTAGCGGGGAAAGAATTTGCTGCTGAAAATAAAACACTTCATACGTATTCCGTTGACTTCGTAAATAGCGCAAAAGATTTTGAACTGACATTTGCTCGCACTGGTTTAGACGCTCCTTGGGTAAAACGCGTTTCTGAGCATGTAGGGACATCGCATCATGATATTATTGTGAATGCTGAAGAATTAGCAAATCACTTATTCGTTCCCCTTCGTGCAAAAGATTTACCGAGTGCTGGTGAAATGGAAACTTCACTATATTTACTATTTTGCGAAATGAAAAAAGATGCAACTGTAGCTTTATCTGGAGAATCTGCTGATGAAGTATTCGGTGGATATCCTTGGTTTCACCAAGAAGAATTACTGTATGTAGATAAGTTTCCGTGGCTAACTAATTGGAAAAATACATCTCCTCTTCTACTAAATGAAGTAAATAACCAATGCAACTTAGAAAACTATATTGATACACGATTCCAAGAAGCGATACTTGAAGTACCTACTCTTGAAGGCGAAAACAAAAAATCCGCGAAACAACGTCAAATGTTTTATTTATTTTTAACGAGATTTCTCCCGTTCTTACTTGACCGTAAAGACCGTATGAGTATGGCTGTCGGATTTGAAGTTCGTGTACCGTTTTGCGATTATCGATTAGTTGAATATTTATGGAACGTTCCTTTCAACATAAAAAGCATTGATAATATTGAAAAAGGCATTTTACGTAGAGCACTGCAACCTGCTTTACCTGACGATGTACGTAATAGAAGAAAAAGCGCTTATCCAACTTCACAAGATCCACATTATTTACAAACAATCCGTCACTTATCACTCGACATGTGCAGTAATAAAAACAATCCTATTTTCTCACTTATTAATCATTCCACATTACTTGCGATTGCCGATGAAAGCAATAAAGAAATTAACGATTTTGAAGCAAGAAGTGCTATGGAATACATGCTTCAAGTAAATGAATGGTTGAAAACATATCACATCCATATCGCTTAA